The Streptomyces sp. DG1A-41 genomic sequence CCGCACCCCGCCGTCGCCGGGCCAGGGCTGGGGCGGCAGGGCGCGGTAGGACGCCCAGGTCCCCTCGAAGGTGACGAGGACGTCGGCGATGCGGGCGTAGCAGGGGTGCGGTGCCGTGCCGTGGTTGAGGACGAGGGTGCCGCAGCCGACGCCCCAGGCGGCCACCGCCAGCCTCTGGTAGTGCTCGAACTGTTCGGGCCCGGAGGGGACCTGGTCGAGGAAGGCGCCGTCGGTGCCGTACCAGTCGCGGTGCCGGGTGAGGTCGCGGACGACGTCGGTGGCGGCGCGGCGGCCGTAGTCGCTGTCGGCGTACCCCAGCACCCGGACGCCCGCCCCCCTGAGCCGTTCGGCGACCTCGGCGA encodes the following:
- a CDS encoding spherulation-specific family 4 protein, which encodes MSTLLVPYYEHPSARPAEWDAIVAAAPRLYGVVLNPASGPGDRPDEAFAEVAERLRGAGVRVLGYADSDYGRRAATDVVRDLTRHRDWYGTDGAFLDQVPSGPEQFEHYQRLAVAAWGVGCGTLVLNHGTAPHPCYARIADVLVTFEGTWASYRALPPQPWPGDGGVRLCHLVYDVPPGADPEGLARERGAAVHCAVPGTGDHPWGTLPYTLHNPENAR